The proteins below come from a single Halostagnicola larsenii XH-48 genomic window:
- a CDS encoding Cdc6/Cdc18 family protein, with product MIVDDRVLHEDFVPSEVVHRHEEVNHLSETLEPLLSDARPETAFLFGPTGVGKTCIARYTVDQLCEQLPSVRTVYVNCWQEYTRFRVLYSVLEAIDRAFDIHRSTPKDELFRRLSDADDQPIVAILDEVDQLEETEVLYDLHRLPHVSLVLIANREEELFASFDDRVRSRLRAGTRVQFDRYGTDELVAILEERAVQGLEPGAIDERHLRTVADAAAGDARVGIGILRSAVRRADRRGLESVTDDVLAESIPDARTAIRRKTVEQLIEHQRVLYDLIAEAGEIEPGELYAAYEAAVDDPKTNRTLRNYLTKMVHYDLIEAVGERRGRTYRLVDDE from the coding sequence GTGATCGTCGACGACCGCGTCTTACACGAGGATTTCGTCCCGAGCGAGGTGGTCCACCGCCACGAGGAGGTCAACCACCTCTCGGAGACCCTCGAGCCGCTGCTTTCCGACGCTCGGCCCGAGACCGCCTTCCTCTTCGGTCCGACCGGCGTCGGCAAGACCTGTATCGCGCGCTACACCGTCGACCAACTGTGCGAGCAGCTACCGAGCGTTCGGACCGTCTACGTCAACTGCTGGCAGGAGTACACCCGATTTCGGGTGCTCTACAGCGTTCTCGAAGCCATCGACCGAGCGTTCGACATCCATCGATCGACGCCCAAAGACGAACTCTTCCGGCGTCTTTCGGACGCGGACGACCAACCTATCGTCGCGATTTTGGACGAAGTCGACCAGCTCGAGGAGACCGAAGTGCTCTATGACCTCCATCGGCTCCCTCACGTCTCGCTCGTGCTGATCGCCAACCGCGAGGAGGAGCTGTTCGCGAGCTTCGACGACCGCGTTCGCTCCCGACTGCGGGCCGGCACCCGCGTCCAGTTCGACCGCTACGGAACGGACGAACTCGTCGCGATCCTCGAGGAGCGCGCCGTGCAGGGGCTCGAACCGGGCGCGATCGACGAGCGCCACCTTCGAACCGTCGCCGACGCCGCGGCGGGTGACGCCCGCGTCGGGATCGGAATCCTTCGCTCGGCGGTTCGTCGCGCGGATCGACGCGGCCTCGAGTCGGTCACCGACGACGTGCTCGCCGAGTCGATCCCGGACGCGCGGACGGCGATCCGCCGCAAGACCGTCGAACAACTGATCGAGCACCAGCGGGTGCTCTACGACCTCATCGCCGAGGCGGGCGAGATCGAACCCGGCGAACTCTACGCGGCCTACGAGGCGGCGGTCGACGACCCGAAGACCAACCGGACGCTGCGAAACTACCTGACGAAGATGGTCCACTACGACCTGATCGAGGCCGTCGGCGAGCGCCGAGGACGGACGTACCGGCTCGTCGACGACGAGTAG
- a CDS encoding DNA polymerase domain-containing protein, with product MTEPYTFEFEDELVREWHLTTDGATFREVEHYRPSLFVSAPDLSSLEERLRSDPKVSGTTREQWAADLHESHVDERTEFLRVSVERVGEIRTLARELRGAAGHERYAPGTIRLYDVDLDPGFRYCLDNGIDPTPERGPRASQGSDRGLRTLEIEIDDPGLADEDVSELRLDGDLVTGDPADVCWSIGRRLDRVDPDVLVLSHGDLVPVLESAAAQAGIDEFHLGRLPGWRRVAGANTYESYGAVGHSPARYSVPGRAIVDRSNSFLWHQSGLPGLLYMVEQTGRPLQEVARGSIGTLLTSRQIRLARNEYDVLAPQNKWEHEEFKDVSTLHAADRGGFTFSPEVGFHEDVHEIDFASLYPRIICQRNVSPETIGCDCAHGSDDNASSNHGPTGGVSSEHGHDGRAPNEHEPDGNDASTFDSARDDAATVPGLEYDRCSEPGFLPEVLTPLLNDRAEIKRQLESDSLADDAARRLRAESGAIKWVLVSCFGYQGYRNAKFGRIECHEAINAYARDIALRAKARLEDGGWHVVHGIVDSLWVTARADDPEPLEAVTAEISSSVGIDLEHDGRYEWVCFVPLQDSSERSSSPRSLPSRRSRSDSRSHADRTPRPGSTPPGAGALNKYFGKRTDGSYKFRGIETRQRSTSEYVAESQREFVAVLDRERDPAAVCDALEARIGRLRRGAVDPDRLVHTKRVSRRLEEYSQRTRTVAALERYDRRGIDRHPGQSVEYVVADDDAGGRERVRLAFEDCPSVDVEHYSSLLVRACESVISPLGWDRRRIREHLRDGRTVRLSTFASPE from the coding sequence GTGACCGAGCCTTACACCTTCGAGTTCGAGGACGAACTCGTCCGCGAGTGGCACCTGACCACAGACGGTGCGACGTTTCGGGAGGTCGAGCACTACCGGCCGTCGCTGTTCGTCTCGGCACCCGACCTCTCGAGTCTCGAAGAGCGCCTGCGGTCGGATCCGAAGGTTTCGGGGACGACTCGCGAGCAGTGGGCCGCCGACCTCCACGAGAGCCACGTCGACGAGCGAACGGAGTTCCTACGGGTCAGCGTCGAGCGCGTCGGCGAAATTCGGACGCTGGCTCGAGAGCTCCGCGGGGCCGCCGGACACGAGCGGTACGCGCCCGGCACGATTCGGCTGTACGACGTCGACCTCGATCCGGGTTTTCGGTACTGTCTCGACAACGGGATCGATCCGACTCCGGAGCGGGGACCCAGAGCGTCGCAGGGTTCCGACCGCGGGCTCCGGACCCTCGAGATCGAGATCGACGATCCGGGGTTGGCCGACGAAGACGTCTCGGAGCTACGACTCGACGGCGACCTGGTCACCGGCGACCCCGCGGACGTCTGCTGGTCGATCGGTCGCCGACTCGATCGGGTCGATCCGGACGTGCTCGTCTTGAGCCACGGCGACCTCGTACCCGTCCTCGAGTCGGCGGCCGCACAGGCGGGGATCGACGAGTTCCACCTGGGACGGCTCCCCGGCTGGCGGCGCGTCGCGGGTGCGAACACCTACGAGAGCTACGGCGCGGTCGGCCACTCGCCGGCCCGATACAGCGTCCCAGGGCGAGCCATCGTCGACAGATCCAACAGCTTCCTCTGGCACCAGTCCGGCCTCCCGGGGCTGCTGTACATGGTCGAACAGACGGGACGGCCCTTACAGGAGGTCGCCCGCGGGAGCATCGGCACGCTGTTGACCTCGAGACAGATCCGACTCGCGCGAAACGAGTACGACGTGCTCGCGCCCCAGAACAAGTGGGAGCACGAGGAATTCAAGGATGTCTCGACGCTCCACGCCGCCGACCGCGGCGGATTTACGTTCTCCCCGGAGGTCGGCTTTCACGAGGACGTCCACGAGATCGATTTCGCCTCGCTGTACCCGCGGATCATCTGCCAGCGAAACGTCAGCCCCGAGACGATTGGCTGTGACTGCGCTCACGGATCCGACGACAATGCGTCGAGTAATCACGGACCTACTGGCGGCGTGTCGAGCGAGCATGGACACGACGGCCGCGCGCCGAACGAACACGAACCAGACGGCAACGATGCATCGACGTTCGACTCCGCACGCGACGACGCAGCTACCGTTCCGGGACTCGAGTACGATCGTTGTTCGGAACCTGGCTTCCTTCCAGAGGTCCTCACACCCCTGCTCAACGACCGCGCCGAGATCAAACGGCAACTCGAGTCAGATTCGCTCGCGGACGATGCGGCGAGACGGCTCCGGGCCGAGTCGGGCGCGATCAAGTGGGTGCTGGTGTCCTGTTTCGGTTATCAGGGCTATCGAAACGCAAAATTCGGTCGCATCGAGTGCCACGAAGCCATCAACGCCTACGCGCGAGACATCGCCCTGCGGGCGAAAGCGCGACTCGAGGACGGCGGCTGGCACGTCGTCCACGGCATCGTCGACAGCCTCTGGGTGACGGCCCGAGCGGATGACCCGGAACCGCTCGAGGCGGTCACTGCGGAGATCTCGAGTTCGGTCGGCATCGACCTCGAGCACGACGGGCGCTACGAATGGGTCTGTTTCGTCCCGTTGCAGGACTCGAGCGAGCGATCGTCGTCTCCCCGGTCTCTGCCGTCTCGTCGCTCGCGTTCGGACTCCCGTTCCCACGCAGACCGAACCCCTCGCCCGGGTTCGACTCCGCCGGGCGCGGGCGCGCTCAACAAGTACTTCGGCAAGCGCACGGACGGGAGCTACAAGTTCCGCGGGATCGAGACCCGCCAGCGGAGCACGTCCGAATACGTCGCCGAGAGCCAGCGCGAGTTCGTCGCGGTTCTCGACCGCGAGCGCGACCCGGCGGCCGTCTGCGACGCGCTCGAGGCGCGGATCGGGCGGCTCCGACGCGGCGCGGTCGATCCCGACCGGCTCGTCCACACGAAACGCGTCTCGCGTCGACTCGAGGAGTACAGCCAGCGCACGCGGACGGTCGCCGCCCTCGAGCGGTACGACCGACGCGGGATCGACCGTCACCCCGGCCAGTCGGTCGAGTACGTCGTTGCCGACGACGACGCGGGCGGCAGAGAGCGGGTCCGCCTCGCGTTCGAGGACTGCCCGTCAGTCGACGTTGAACACTACTCGAGCCTGCTCGTTCGCGCCTGTGAGAGCGTCATCTCGCCGCTGGGATGGGATCGACGCAGGATTCGAGAACACCTTCGGGACGGACGAACGGTTCGGCTCTCGACGTTCGCGTCGCCGGAGTGA